The following proteins are co-located in the Streptomyces sp. DT2A-34 genome:
- a CDS encoding ATP-binding protein — MTDSTGGYAPHPHIGGRTNALRALAAWHTAAPGTPRVVALTGNSGSGRSRLLTGFLMLCDPESRKQLPLDQLDPASVPPELPAPAAENARGLTAQQFLWALADHYELPVARTEDVYAELAAIGEPVSLVVLDVDQAGPVRHTDEPSVLVRQVLKPLAALDSVRLVAELPRHLVTELAEGLPTDAVQIIDLDEPQWADPEGLVRHAEAALRPSFAGADLPFTVDPETRHALAAAIARRAGTSPLVVQLAVQSILIAPEGADPADEGRLPTTVGEALDLHAARLGADPQALRLMLAPLALAEADGIPVPLWARLASAVAGQDMTQAIMDGMPLVAPFIQSVERKAGGDKTAEPDENAGDENSGQTLLRLLHPAIGDAIRAGLPNIRAAQTQIAMALLKAVPEQDWGRAAPYVRDHIAGHTLAAGLLPQLLTDPGLFVHADPVPLRAAIEGVPVEELGAPARTYLRVAPLLTRNEVSAPWRAALLETAFVEDGLPEYAAALHRLGFELPWQTMWSLPVADIGDVTVGSLPSPDGPATPVAVLVVPPGTPGARPADENGGPAVLVRGLVSPDDGVYADLGQILRPSEEERGAATLGLSRGADYLRIWDRANDEVVAALISDVPFVSADLSPDGVLVVATSRGAKALRIRSVRPGDNLVAA, encoded by the coding sequence ATGACCGATTCAACCGGCGGCTATGCCCCACACCCCCATATAGGCGGCCGCACCAACGCGCTGCGTGCGCTCGCCGCTTGGCACACCGCGGCGCCAGGGACGCCTCGTGTGGTGGCACTGACGGGTAACTCCGGTAGTGGGCGCTCGCGGTTGCTCACCGGGTTTCTGATGCTCTGCGACCCGGAGTCCCGCAAACAACTGCCTCTCGATCAGCTCGACCCTGCCAGCGTGCCTCCTGAGCTGCCGGCACCCGCCGCGGAGAATGCGCGTGGGCTGACGGCCCAGCAATTCCTCTGGGCCCTCGCCGATCACTACGAACTGCCTGTTGCCCGCACTGAGGACGTCTACGCGGAGCTGGCAGCCATCGGCGAACCCGTCTCACTCGTAGTTCTGGACGTCGATCAGGCGGGCCCGGTCCGGCACACGGACGAACCCTCCGTACTCGTACGCCAGGTACTCAAGCCGCTCGCCGCCCTCGACTCGGTCCGCCTGGTTGCGGAGCTGCCCCGGCATCTCGTCACTGAACTGGCCGAGGGGCTTCCGACGGACGCGGTGCAGATCATCGATCTCGACGAGCCGCAGTGGGCCGACCCCGAAGGGCTGGTACGGCACGCGGAGGCGGCACTGAGACCTTCGTTCGCCGGAGCGGACTTGCCGTTCACCGTCGATCCGGAGACCCGGCACGCTCTCGCCGCGGCCATCGCACGTCGTGCCGGCACCAGCCCGCTCGTCGTGCAGTTGGCCGTACAGAGCATTCTCATCGCCCCCGAGGGTGCCGACCCGGCCGACGAAGGCCGGTTGCCGACCACTGTCGGCGAGGCACTCGATCTGCATGCCGCACGGCTCGGCGCCGACCCGCAGGCGCTGCGGCTGATGCTGGCCCCGCTCGCCCTTGCCGAGGCCGACGGCATCCCCGTCCCTCTGTGGGCACGATTGGCGAGCGCGGTCGCCGGACAGGACATGACCCAGGCCATCATGGACGGGATGCCGCTCGTCGCCCCCTTCATACAGTCGGTGGAGCGGAAAGCGGGCGGCGACAAGACAGCGGAACCTGATGAAAACGCAGGCGACGAGAACAGCGGGCAGACGCTGCTACGCCTCCTGCATCCCGCCATAGGCGACGCGATCCGGGCCGGCCTGCCGAACATCCGCGCAGCTCAGACGCAGATCGCCATGGCGCTGTTGAAAGCCGTGCCGGAACAGGACTGGGGCAGGGCCGCCCCATACGTTCGCGACCACATCGCCGGCCACACGCTGGCGGCGGGACTGCTGCCACAACTCCTCACGGACCCTGGGCTGTTCGTCCACGCCGATCCGGTGCCGCTGCGTGCCGCCATCGAGGGCGTCCCGGTGGAAGAGCTGGGCGCGCCCGCCCGTACGTATCTGCGGGTCGCGCCCCTGCTGACCCGTAACGAGGTCTCCGCGCCCTGGCGTGCCGCTCTACTGGAGACGGCGTTCGTCGAGGACGGGCTGCCCGAGTATGCCGCCGCTCTGCATCGACTCGGCTTCGAACTGCCCTGGCAGACCATGTGGAGCCTGCCTGTCGCCGACATTGGTGACGTGACGGTCGGCAGCCTTCCCAGCCCCGATGGACCTGCCACGCCGGTAGCGGTGCTCGTAGTGCCACCGGGTACTCCCGGCGCACGTCCTGCGGACGAGAATGGCGGACCCGCGGTGCTCGTTCGCGGGCTGGTATCACCGGATGACGGTGTGTACGCGGACCTCGGACAGATCCTCCGTCCCTCCGAGGAGGAGCGTGGGGCCGCCACTCTGGGGCTGAGCCGCGGCGCCGACTACCTTCGCATCTGGGACCGGGCGAACGATGAGGTCGTGGCCGCGCTGATCTCCGATGTCCCGTTCGTCTCCGCCGACCTGTCCCCCGACGGCGTCCTGGTCGTCGCGACCTCACGCGGGGCGAAGGCCCTCCGCATCCGATCGGTCCGACCCGGCGATAACCTCGTAGCCGCCTAG
- a CDS encoding toxin glutamine deamidase domain-containing protein, whose protein sequence is MTAVPIHTVVTTPGSTPPHADPATPQSPGSPQANPGNSNNQSPQQDSLDDIRSDLDHAPGGLSQPDQADQQALADAVPHNEDGTPQRFPDPFGPWAQLQNDGGNTVPGRSNNCADCSRSFLETWYGNPQVSAPRTVDLDENGKHNPFTPEDNANANQIRWTGAAHTYAGPGGDPNTANNIASTLQQAGPGSAAIVQVDWPGGGGHAFNVVNHNGKIVWIDTQSGEVSDKPLHVDQAKHVWHIPLDADRNPIDTTQPKDKDSEEAKDSEKAEQGTDTPQEGSDNAQQEADNASDGPENQQADQPDHAGEAPSHTPGENLPHSESDRVTTPGQDETSPRDNGTRTNEASTPSPDRATNPAPEPQSDAPSDRSDTSTRPGADAPTTDRSSSQQHPVTDPRAASQQHSPTTRSADPRGQDPSTRKPHRDERPDATRDTPARPDRPADNTRDDDTARRGPENPAGQDAHPHDDPSDPTGDKNNTKDPDDRPYDEPHDRGTSDTAAESRRVTEDGPDSDVSRTHEAPEGDKAKEYGIEPDTLQQGLRREQAVHRVELDRVHDRLDRWAESGDLANVMRATTGQGPLASPDGSRSFTRDQLSNSLPGFGDLSRGEQQAVVASLARLSLSFHQEHAVGRSPERIPHPYRNDGEDAPGNTTPDRGAKLSKESLGVRLHRMAMNALFKRAEFKTLEEKNPEKLKEIKRHGPDFSGKNYAVLELQGPPPKNDVHYIVDSSVPANKQLKGVQPRHSERHLLDWLKRMDPDGSKYTPLGLYTEREPCGEGQGHAKCSDTLQDERLKGIPIHYSTTYRDDPVGVAARGEMADDKKATLKQMANMSDQERRQLAEEVWREHYKDDQAGLEKALKKLDSNSGSDLIKAIRGEFDAQRKGTSTHKEDAIKAEFDRHISALQGTWKKLRADIQGPPQHGG, encoded by the coding sequence GTGACGGCAGTCCCGATCCACACAGTCGTCACAACCCCGGGTTCCACACCGCCGCACGCGGATCCCGCCACACCGCAGTCGCCGGGCTCCCCCCAGGCCAACCCCGGCAACTCCAACAACCAGTCGCCGCAGCAGGACAGCCTCGACGACATCCGCTCCGACCTGGACCACGCGCCGGGCGGCCTGTCCCAGCCCGACCAGGCCGACCAGCAGGCACTGGCCGACGCCGTCCCGCACAACGAGGACGGCACCCCGCAGCGCTTCCCCGACCCCTTCGGTCCCTGGGCCCAGCTCCAGAACGACGGCGGCAACACGGTCCCGGGACGCAGCAACAACTGCGCCGACTGCTCCCGTTCGTTCCTGGAGACCTGGTACGGAAACCCCCAGGTCTCGGCCCCGCGAACCGTCGACCTCGACGAGAACGGCAAGCACAACCCGTTCACCCCCGAGGACAACGCGAACGCCAACCAGATCCGCTGGACCGGCGCCGCCCACACCTACGCCGGACCCGGTGGCGACCCCAACACCGCCAACAACATCGCCTCCACCCTCCAGCAGGCCGGGCCCGGCTCAGCGGCCATCGTCCAGGTCGACTGGCCCGGTGGAGGCGGCCACGCCTTCAACGTCGTCAACCACAACGGCAAGATCGTATGGATCGACACCCAGAGCGGAGAGGTCAGCGACAAGCCCCTCCACGTCGACCAGGCCAAGCATGTCTGGCACATCCCGCTGGATGCCGACCGCAACCCCATCGACACCACCCAGCCCAAGGACAAGGACTCCGAGGAAGCCAAGGACTCCGAGAAAGCCGAGCAGGGGACGGACACGCCCCAAGAGGGCAGTGACAATGCCCAGCAGGAGGCCGACAACGCATCGGACGGTCCCGAGAACCAGCAGGCCGACCAGCCGGATCACGCGGGCGAGGCTCCCTCACACACTCCCGGCGAGAACCTGCCGCACTCGGAATCCGACCGGGTCACAACCCCTGGCCAGGACGAGACGTCGCCGCGCGACAACGGCACTCGCACCAACGAGGCAAGTACGCCCAGCCCGGACAGGGCCACCAATCCGGCACCTGAGCCCCAGTCAGACGCGCCGAGCGACCGTTCCGACACTTCCACGCGCCCAGGAGCGGATGCCCCGACCACCGATCGGTCCAGCAGCCAGCAGCACCCTGTCACGGACCCGCGCGCGGCCTCACAGCAGCACAGCCCCACTACGCGGTCGGCCGATCCACGCGGGCAGGACCCGTCCACCCGGAAACCCCACCGAGACGAACGGCCCGACGCCACCCGCGACACCCCGGCGCGTCCTGACCGTCCAGCAGACAACACCCGCGACGACGACACAGCCCGCCGAGGACCCGAAAACCCCGCCGGACAGGACGCTCACCCGCACGACGATCCCTCGGATCCGACGGGCGACAAGAACAACACCAAGGATCCAGACGACCGGCCCTACGACGAGCCTCACGACCGGGGCACCAGTGACACGGCGGCCGAAAGCCGCCGTGTCACCGAAGACGGACCAGACAGTGATGTCTCGCGCACCCATGAAGCACCAGAGGGTGACAAGGCCAAGGAGTACGGCATCGAGCCCGACACGCTCCAGCAAGGGCTGCGTCGGGAGCAGGCCGTCCACAGGGTGGAACTCGACCGGGTCCACGACCGACTCGACCGCTGGGCGGAGTCGGGCGACCTCGCGAACGTCATGCGGGCCACGACCGGCCAAGGCCCGCTCGCCAGCCCGGACGGGTCACGAAGCTTCACGCGGGACCAGCTCAGCAACAGTCTCCCGGGCTTCGGTGACCTGTCACGTGGAGAGCAGCAAGCCGTTGTGGCGTCCCTGGCCCGGCTCAGTCTTTCCTTCCACCAGGAACACGCGGTGGGCCGCAGCCCGGAACGGATCCCGCATCCCTACCGGAACGACGGCGAAGACGCCCCCGGCAACACCACACCGGACCGCGGCGCGAAGCTCTCCAAGGAGTCGCTCGGAGTGCGGTTGCATCGCATGGCCATGAACGCACTTTTCAAGAGGGCGGAATTCAAGACTCTAGAGGAAAAAAATCCCGAAAAGCTCAAGGAAATCAAGCGCCACGGACCTGATTTCAGCGGAAAAAACTATGCGGTCCTGGAGCTACAGGGCCCTCCGCCAAAGAACGATGTTCATTACATCGTGGACTCGTCCGTCCCAGCCAACAAGCAATTGAAGGGCGTCCAACCGCGCCACTCGGAGCGACACCTGCTCGACTGGCTCAAGCGAATGGACCCGGACGGATCGAAGTACACGCCACTCGGCCTGTATACCGAGCGGGAACCGTGCGGGGAGGGCCAAGGCCACGCGAAATGCTCCGACACCCTCCAGGACGAGCGGTTGAAGGGCATACCCATCCATTACAGCACCACTTACCGCGACGACCCAGTGGGTGTGGCAGCACGCGGAGAAATGGCAGACGACAAGAAGGCCACGCTCAAGCAGATGGCAAACATGTCCGACCAGGAGCGCAGACAGCTCGCGGAAGAGGTATGGCGGGAGCACTACAAAGACGACCAGGCGGGCCTCGAAAAAGCCCTGAAAAAGCTTGATAGCAACAGCGGCAGCGACCTGATCAAGGCCATACGAGGTGAATTCGACGCCCAACGCAAGGGGACTTCAACTCATAAGGAGGACGCCATCAAAGCTGAATTCGACCGGCATATCAGCGCCTTGCAGGGAACTTGGAAAAAGCTCCGTGCCGACATTCAAGGTCCGCCCCAACACGGCGGCTAG
- a CDS encoding DUF397 domain-containing protein, whose product MTEARDNEVGTQAEDIKARKERERDELYALDISGVEWHCAPGTEEHEERVEIAYLPEGAVAMRSSLDPDTVLRYTEAEWRAFVLGARDGEFDLEPTPHNGGVAAE is encoded by the coding sequence ATGACCGAGGCACGGGACAACGAGGTCGGGACTCAGGCCGAGGACATCAAGGCGCGTAAGGAACGGGAGCGGGACGAGCTCTACGCCCTCGACATCTCGGGAGTCGAGTGGCACTGCGCGCCCGGTACCGAGGAGCACGAGGAGCGCGTCGAGATCGCGTACCTGCCCGAGGGGGCGGTGGCCATGCGGTCGTCCCTGGATCCCGACACCGTGCTGCGGTACACCGAGGCGGAGTGGCGGGCGTTCGTACTCGGGGCGCGGGACGGGGAGTTCGACCTGGAGCCGACGCCGCACAATGGTGGGGTGGCGGCGGAATAG
- a CDS encoding HEAT repeat domain-containing protein: protein MPDSINALVRDLSDDDRSVWKAAEDRLVALGAQVVDHLLPHVGEEGSSRLRRSAESVLRRLGDTALPRLREIRRQGPGRLRSNALKVLVDLGGTENLDEGDRSAVERLVRIKILNELPVEVPSEAGRWLAFPANRLDDAVAALGLHDVRPVTTVMGVAAATQATDSLEFQDAQGTTHRAYRVFITPEFENPYTEGDHKRWRMLWGNSFLDELDGFELAKELSGRCGEAHFYVLDPYNASENWYVALDGHTRRSYSTYAYPQFEGEPMPFEAWYMENADEDEAEAYAEGVPDASKAAENLSVEPGRQLAEDTYGHGWLATTHPDVPNSRFKGVLPI from the coding sequence ATGCCAGATAGCATCAACGCCCTTGTACGGGACCTCTCCGACGATGATCGGAGCGTGTGGAAGGCCGCGGAGGACCGTCTGGTGGCCCTCGGCGCACAGGTGGTCGACCACCTGCTGCCCCATGTCGGAGAGGAGGGATCGTCACGACTGAGACGAAGTGCCGAGTCCGTCCTGCGGAGGCTGGGCGACACGGCATTGCCCCGTCTGCGGGAGATCCGACGGCAGGGACCGGGGCGTCTACGCAGCAACGCCCTGAAAGTCCTGGTCGACCTGGGCGGCACCGAGAACCTGGACGAGGGTGACCGGAGTGCCGTGGAACGCCTTGTGCGGATCAAGATTCTGAACGAACTCCCGGTGGAGGTCCCCTCGGAGGCCGGCCGCTGGCTGGCCTTCCCGGCGAACCGGCTCGACGATGCCGTAGCCGCTCTCGGCCTGCATGACGTTCGGCCGGTCACCACCGTCATGGGCGTAGCGGCCGCGACTCAGGCCACCGACTCGCTGGAATTCCAGGACGCCCAGGGCACGACGCACAGGGCCTATCGGGTATTCATCACGCCGGAATTCGAGAACCCGTACACAGAGGGAGACCACAAGCGCTGGCGCATGCTGTGGGGAAACTCGTTCCTGGACGAACTCGACGGTTTCGAGCTGGCCAAGGAACTCAGTGGGCGTTGCGGTGAGGCTCACTTCTACGTCCTCGACCCCTATAACGCCTCCGAGAACTGGTACGTCGCTCTCGACGGTCACACGCGGCGGAGCTACAGCACTTACGCGTACCCACAGTTCGAAGGAGAACCAATGCCCTTCGAAGCCTGGTACATGGAGAACGCCGACGAGGACGAAGCCGAAGCCTACGCCGAAGGTGTTCCCGACGCCTCCAAGGCAGCCGAAAATCTGTCGGTCGAACCCGGGCGTCAACTCGCGGAAGACACCTATGGCCACGGCTGGCTCGCCACCACCCATCCCGACGTACCGAACTCCCGCTTCAAGGGTGTCCTGCCCATCTGA
- the eccCa gene encoding type VII secretion protein EccCa codes for MSVVIIKRPPRTVPPAVPDGEVKLETPPEIPREGDDSMLMNMLPMMGMLGSVAFFFTAGQSYMKVVGGLMLASTLAMMIAQIAKARQGPGAGMAQDRRDYFRYLEQVRKDVHKTAELQRRSQLFQHPDPEQLWAVAADSKRLWERRPVDADFASVRIGRGTQQLNTPLVAPETAPKDELEPLTAAAMKAFLDAHGSLHDLPVSISLRAFYHVTICGETDTVYGNARATLSQLATLHSPEDLMIAVVAHPSAAADWDWIKWLPHSQHPKAKDGAGSTRLLFDDLGELEEALADQLDDRARWNREATPVYDQPHLIVVLDGGTVPPDSELAGSEGLQGVTFLEIAPGELEEELRAGLTAYVKPDRMRLFVGHESAYTGKPDVLNPAQAESLARQLAPFRVGSAEEGEPLLSNLDFTDLMGIGDAGTVDVSRTWRPRTLHERLRVPIGVGENGEPVMLDLKEASQEGMGPHGLCVGATGSGKSEVLRTLVLGLAVTHSSETLNFILADFKGGATFAGMADMPHTAAVITNLADDLTLVDRMRDSIMGETQRRQELLRSAGNYANLHDYEKARAAGAALEPMASLVIVLDEFSELLTAKPDFIDMFIQIGRIGRSLGIHLLLASQRLEEGKLRGLDTYLSYRIGLRTFSAAESRTAIGVPDAYHLPSIPGSGYLRYDTDTMVRFKAAYVSGPYHGEGPSRVHRSTQLRPALFSAEHVALPPQPVIEEPEPDNRVDDALADTVLDVLVGRMINQGPPAHQVWLPPLDEAPSLEQLLPQLAVSPERGLTAPDYTALGRLNVPVGLVDKPFEQRRDVLYRDFSGGAGHGLFVGGPQSGKSTLLRSLISSFALTHTPSEVQFYCLDFGGGGLISMEELAHVGGVANRLDAEKVRRTVSEVEGILNAREEYFRANNVDSIQTYRQRRNAGQLPDQPWGDVFLVIDGWATFKTDYEMLESTVTEIATRGLGFGVHVILTASRYTEVRPALKDMLQNRIELRLGDPTESEIDRKVAQNVPATVPGRGLTQDKLHFMAALPRVDGSSETEDLSEAQSILIRGINDNWQGNHAPAVRLLPTMLPSDRLPKGFEHPDRGVAIGIDESSLSPVFVDFETDPHFIVFGESESGKSAVLRLLIKQICERYTPEQAKIVMGDYRRAHLEGVPETHLSRYCASAPALSETLEGLAGSLSRRMPGPDVTPEQLRNRSWYSSPDAFVIIDDYDLVATGVNPLAPLLEYLPFARDVGLRIIIARASGGASRSLYEPVMQRLRELGAQGLVLSGDRAEGALLGNITATQLPPGRGYFHTRRRGGQLIQTGWLPTRF; via the coding sequence GTGAGCGTCGTCATCATCAAACGACCACCGCGGACAGTGCCCCCGGCCGTCCCGGACGGCGAGGTAAAACTCGAGACGCCGCCCGAGATTCCGCGCGAGGGCGACGACAGCATGCTGATGAACATGCTGCCCATGATGGGCATGCTTGGTTCCGTCGCCTTCTTCTTCACAGCCGGCCAGTCCTACATGAAGGTGGTGGGCGGGCTCATGCTCGCCTCGACCCTGGCCATGATGATCGCCCAGATCGCCAAGGCCCGCCAGGGCCCCGGCGCGGGCATGGCCCAGGACCGGCGGGACTACTTCCGCTACCTCGAGCAGGTCCGCAAGGACGTGCACAAGACCGCGGAACTGCAGCGGCGCAGCCAGCTGTTCCAGCATCCCGACCCGGAGCAGCTCTGGGCGGTGGCGGCCGACAGCAAGCGGCTGTGGGAGCGGCGTCCGGTCGACGCGGACTTCGCCTCCGTACGGATCGGTCGCGGCACGCAGCAGCTGAACACTCCGCTCGTCGCTCCGGAGACGGCTCCCAAGGACGAGTTGGAGCCGCTGACCGCGGCGGCGATGAAGGCCTTCCTCGACGCGCACGGCAGTCTGCACGACCTGCCCGTCTCCATTTCGCTGCGTGCCTTCTACCACGTGACGATCTGCGGAGAGACCGACACGGTCTACGGCAACGCCCGTGCGACCCTGTCCCAGTTGGCGACGCTGCACTCGCCCGAGGACCTGATGATCGCCGTGGTGGCGCATCCCTCGGCGGCGGCGGACTGGGACTGGATCAAGTGGCTGCCGCACAGCCAGCACCCGAAGGCGAAGGACGGGGCGGGCTCGACCCGGCTCCTCTTCGACGACCTCGGTGAGCTGGAGGAGGCGCTCGCGGACCAGTTGGACGACCGTGCCCGCTGGAACCGTGAGGCGACCCCCGTCTACGACCAGCCGCACCTGATCGTGGTGCTCGACGGCGGCACCGTGCCGCCGGACTCCGAGCTCGCCGGCAGCGAGGGCCTCCAGGGCGTCACCTTCCTGGAGATCGCCCCCGGCGAACTGGAGGAGGAACTGCGCGCCGGTCTGACGGCCTATGTGAAGCCGGACCGGATGCGGCTGTTCGTCGGCCACGAGTCGGCGTACACCGGCAAGCCCGACGTGCTGAACCCGGCGCAGGCCGAGTCCCTGGCGCGGCAGTTGGCCCCGTTCCGGGTCGGCTCCGCGGAGGAGGGCGAACCCCTTCTGTCCAACCTGGACTTCACCGACCTCATGGGCATCGGCGACGCGGGGACGGTCGACGTCTCCCGCACCTGGCGTCCGCGCACGCTGCACGAGCGGCTGCGGGTGCCGATCGGTGTCGGCGAGAACGGCGAGCCGGTCATGCTGGACCTCAAGGAGGCCTCGCAGGAGGGCATGGGCCCGCACGGTCTGTGCGTCGGCGCCACCGGTTCCGGTAAGTCCGAGGTGCTGCGTACGCTGGTGCTCGGTCTCGCGGTGACGCACTCCTCGGAGACGCTGAACTTCATCCTCGCGGACTTCAAGGGTGGTGCGACCTTCGCCGGCATGGCGGACATGCCGCACACCGCGGCCGTCATCACCAACCTTGCCGACGACCTCACCCTCGTCGACCGTATGCGTGACTCGATCATGGGTGAGACGCAGCGCCGTCAGGAGCTGCTGCGCTCGGCCGGCAACTACGCCAACCTGCACGACTACGAGAAGGCCCGGGCCGCGGGCGCCGCGCTGGAGCCGATGGCCTCGCTGGTGATCGTGCTCGACGAGTTCTCCGAACTCCTCACGGCCAAGCCGGACTTCATCGACATGTTCATCCAGATCGGCCGTATCGGCCGTTCGCTGGGCATCCACCTGCTCCTCGCGTCGCAGCGCCTGGAGGAAGGCAAGCTGCGCGGACTGGACACCTACCTGTCGTACCGGATCGGTCTGCGTACGTTCTCCGCCGCCGAGTCCCGTACGGCGATCGGTGTCCCGGACGCCTACCACCTGCCGTCGATCCCCGGCTCCGGCTATCTGCGCTACGACACCGACACCATGGTCCGCTTCAAGGCGGCGTACGTGTCGGGGCCGTACCACGGCGAGGGCCCCTCCCGGGTGCACCGCTCGACGCAGCTGCGGCCCGCGCTGTTCTCGGCGGAGCACGTGGCGCTGCCCCCGCAGCCGGTGATCGAGGAGCCGGAGCCCGACAACCGGGTGGACGACGCGCTCGCCGACACCGTCCTGGACGTCCTCGTCGGCCGGATGATCAACCAGGGCCCGCCCGCCCACCAGGTGTGGCTGCCCCCGCTGGACGAGGCGCCCTCGCTGGAGCAGCTCCTCCCCCAGCTCGCCGTCAGCCCGGAGCGCGGCCTCACCGCGCCCGACTACACGGCGCTCGGCCGGCTCAACGTGCCGGTCGGCCTGGTGGACAAGCCGTTCGAGCAGCGGCGTGACGTGCTGTACCGGGACTTCTCCGGCGGTGCCGGTCACGGTCTGTTCGTCGGTGGTCCGCAGTCCGGCAAGTCGACGCTGCTGCGCTCGCTCATCTCGTCGTTCGCCCTCACCCACACGCCGTCCGAAGTGCAGTTCTACTGCCTGGACTTCGGTGGTGGCGGTCTGATCTCGATGGAGGAGCTGGCGCACGTCGGCGGGGTCGCGAACCGTCTCGACGCCGAGAAGGTGCGTCGTACGGTCAGCGAGGTCGAAGGCATCCTCAACGCGCGTGAGGAGTACTTCCGCGCGAACAACGTCGACTCGATCCAGACGTACCGTCAGCGCCGGAACGCGGGCCAGCTGCCGGACCAGCCCTGGGGTGACGTCTTCCTCGTCATCGACGGCTGGGCCACGTTCAAGACGGACTACGAGATGCTCGAGTCCACCGTCACGGAGATCGCGACGCGCGGCCTCGGCTTCGGTGTGCACGTGATCCTGACGGCGAGCCGCTACACCGAAGTGCGGCCCGCGCTCAAGGACATGCTGCAGAACCGGATCGAGCTGCGCCTCGGTGACCCGACGGAGTCGGAGATCGACCGCAAGGTCGCGCAGAACGTCCCCGCCACCGTCCCGGGCCGTGGTCTGACCCAGGACAAGCTGCACTTCATGGCGGCGCTGCCCCGCGTGGACGGCTCCTCGGAGACGGAGGACCTGTCCGAGGCGCAGTCGATCCTCATCCGCGGCATCAACGACAACTGGCAGGGCAACCACGCTCCGGCCGTACGGCTGCTGCCCACCATGCTGCCGTCGGACCGGCTGCCCAAGGGCTTCGAGCACCCCGACCGCGGTGTCGCCATCGGCATCGACGAGTCGTCGCTCTCGCCGGTCTTCGTCGACTTCGAGACGGACCCGCACTTCATCGTGTTCGGTGAGAGCGAGTCCGGTAAGTCGGCGGTGCTGCGGCTGCTCATCAAGCAGATCTGTGAGCGGTACACGCCGGAGCAGGCGAAGATCGTCATGGGTGACTACCGGCGTGCCCACCTGGAGGGCGTCCCGGAGACGCACCTGTCGCGCTACTGCGCCTCGGCGCCGGCCCTGTCGGAGACGCTGGAGGGCCTGGCCGGCTCGCTCAGCCGCCGTATGCCGGGTCCGGACGTCACGCCGGAGCAGCTGCGCAACCGCAGCTGGTACAGCAGCCCGGACGCGTTCGTCATCATCGACGACTACGACCTGGTGGCGACCGGCGTGAACCCGCTGGCCCCGCTCCTGGAGTACCTGCCGTTCGCCCGTGACGTCGGCCTGCGCATCATCATCGCGCGCGCCTCGGGCGGTGCCAGCCGGTCGCTGTACGAGCCGGTGATGCAGCGCCTGCGCGAGCTCGGCGCCCAGGGCCTCGTGCTCTCCGGCGACCGGGCGGAGGGCGCGCTGCTCGGCAACATCACGGCGACCCAACTGCCGCCCGGCCGTGGGTACTTCCACACGCGCCGACGCGGTGGGCAGCTGATTCAGACGGGGTGGCTGCCGACTCGGTTCTGA